Part of the ANME-2 cluster archaeon genome is shown below.
TTAACCGATTGCTGTTAGAAACGGCGTACCCGCAGGAAATTGTCAGGAAACTTCATGGACGATTCGGTCCTCTGCACTGGGTAATGTTATTGGTAATAGTTATTCCATTGGTCGGTCTTATCGATATGGTGGGTTCCCCACTCAATTGGGTAATTGGAATATTGCTGGAGTGTGTTATTGTTATGTACTTGGTTCTAAAAGTAAAAACATACTCTTCAACATCAAGAGTTTCCTGATTTTTTTTGACAAGCAGTATAACAGTAAATATATATTTAGTTAACTGGCAGGTAAATATGTGAGATTACCCGGGAAAAATGTATCAATTTCAGACAGGATACGGGGCAACATTCCGATCCTGTTCATCCTGTCAAAAAGTCAAACGATGACTGGTACTTTATTGCGCCTGATATTTCAGATACATATCCGGAATCTTTTTGGAAATGCCATTTTCAGACATTTTTTCGATTCTTAAAATGTACTTCAAACGTTTTTGCCAGGCCCGCCGGACTTTTTATCTCAATACCATTGTCCGTAAAAACAAACTTCTGGGGCATTTCATTTGCCTTTGTTAAACGCATTTTCTGGATCTCGATAATATATGCCTTTTGCATATCCAGTTCGTGTGTTATCTGCTTGTCAAAGAAAAAAATGCCGTCTGCCATAAAATCAAAATCATCATATTCCTTAACTTCAAGTCCGTGTTTTTTTTCTGTAATGGCAAGGCACGTGATATTTTTCTCCTTGATCTTCTTGGTGATATTCCTCCACTGTGGAGATTGCCTGAGGTCTGAAATATCAGAAAAGATATTCAGCGAATCAAATACAATTCTCCTGGGTTTAAAGGTATCAATGATATCAATGATCTCCTCGGTTGAGATCATGGTGAATCCAAATATCTCCAGATACCCTTTGTCTAAATGTTCTCCAATATCCCATCCGTATCGAATGGACTGTTTGATGAACTGCTCTACCCTTTCCTCAAAGGAGAAAAAAATACATTTTTCATGTTTTTTCAGCCCTTCAAGTAAGAACTGCATTGAGAAAGTGGTCTTGCCTGTGCCCGGCGTACCGGTAACGGCAATAATGAACCCTTCAGGTATGCCTCCCTCCACAAGCTCATCAAAACCGAATATCCCTGTCGGTACCCTTTTAATTACCCGGCCAATACTCTGGGTGTCGACCCTTTCCTTGAAACGTATCTTATCCATTCCCAGAAG
Proteins encoded:
- a CDS encoding circadian clock protein KaiC; protein product: MMRAKHPIHTTLSTEAMNVLDRYEQELGAKNIVLEKALLGMDKIRFKERVDTQSIGRVIKRVPTGIFGFDELVEGGIPEGFIIAVTGTPGTGKTTFSMQFLLEGLKKHEKCIFFSFEERVEQFIKQSIRYGWDIGEHLDKGYLEIFGFTMISTEEIIDIIDTFKPRRIVFDSLNIFSDISDLRQSPQWRNITKKIKEKNITCLAITEKKHGLEVKEYDDFDFMADGIFFFDKQITHELDMQKAYIIEIQKMRLTKANEMPQKFVFTDNGIEIKSPAGLAKTFEVHFKNRKNV